The following proteins are co-located in the Puniceicoccaceae bacterium genome:
- a CDS encoding cellulase family glycosylhydrolase yields the protein MKIHTKLFPKIAIAICSMITVMTFAAHAKQIRNPSGFIIDKGVNLSHWLSQDFGWAPREEWITSNDIHYIAHLGFDHVRLPIDEKELWDEEGNQNPEAFELMKTALGWCEREGLRVIIDLHTVRAHHFNAGEAKEGGNTLWTDPAEQEKFIDLWRQLSEHLRAYPVDFLAYEIMNEPTAEDPEDWNKLIAKSTEFIRSVEPERVLIFGGNMWQIPQFLPVLFVPENDENIILSFHTYEPLLFTHHTASWIDGPIQDYPGPVSYPGPIIDKETFDRLAQGTEHLRHPMEEKFTDNWGPERIQQEIQPAVDRARELGLQLYCGEFGCLPSVPREARLAYYRDLISVFRANDIAYANWEYKGDFGIFEWLGLPSLTGAPDVELIEILTGN from the coding sequence ATGAAAATTCACACAAAACTGTTTCCAAAAATTGCGATCGCGATTTGTTCCATGATCACAGTCATGACCTTTGCAGCGCATGCAAAGCAGATTCGGAACCCATCAGGGTTCATCATCGACAAAGGAGTCAACCTCAGCCACTGGCTTTCCCAGGATTTTGGGTGGGCACCCAGGGAGGAATGGATTACGTCGAACGACATCCACTATATCGCGCACCTCGGGTTTGACCATGTGCGATTGCCGATTGATGAGAAGGAATTGTGGGATGAGGAGGGCAACCAGAATCCCGAAGCGTTTGAATTGATGAAAACCGCATTGGGCTGGTGTGAGCGTGAAGGACTCAGGGTCATCATCGACCTTCACACAGTGCGCGCGCACCACTTCAATGCCGGGGAAGCAAAAGAAGGTGGCAATACGCTCTGGACGGATCCTGCTGAACAGGAAAAATTTATCGATCTCTGGCGGCAGCTTTCCGAACACTTGCGTGCCTATCCGGTGGATTTCCTCGCTTACGAGATCATGAACGAACCCACGGCAGAAGACCCGGAGGACTGGAACAAACTCATTGCAAAATCGACCGAGTTCATCCGCTCCGTAGAACCCGAGCGCGTGTTGATTTTTGGTGGAAACATGTGGCAGATCCCTCAGTTTTTGCCAGTGCTTTTTGTCCCTGAAAATGATGAAAACATCATCCTGAGTTTCCACACCTACGAACCCCTGCTTTTTACACACCACACGGCAAGCTGGATTGATGGGCCGATTCAGGATTATCCAGGACCGGTGAGCTATCCGGGTCCAATCATCGATAAGGAGACGTTTGACCGCTTGGCACAGGGGACCGAACATCTGCGCCACCCGATGGAAGAAAAGTTTACCGACAACTGGGGTCCTGAACGCATCCAGCAGGAAATCCAACCTGCCGTTGACCGGGCACGGGAATTGGGACTGCAGCTCTACTGTGGTGAGTTTGGATGTTTACCGTCGGTGCCGAGAGAAGCCCGTTTGGCGTATTACCGGGATTTGATTTCGGTGTTCCGGGCAAACGATATCGCCTATGCCAATTGGGAGTATAAGGGCGACTTTGGTATCTTCGAATGGCTGGGTTTGCCGTCGCTCACCGGAGCGCCCGATGTCGAACTGATCGAGATCCTGACAGGCAACTGA